From one Lolium rigidum isolate FL_2022 chromosome 4, APGP_CSIRO_Lrig_0.1, whole genome shotgun sequence genomic stretch:
- the LOC124646605 gene encoding probable aspartic proteinase GIP2, translated as MARSSHLVASTAIALLLLLVSSYSCRAANSSGKNPTAVVLPVRKDSATLQYVTGFRQRTPQTPVTAVLDLGGATLWVDCDPGSYASSSYARVPCASKPCRLARTAACATSCVGAPSPGCLNDTCGGFPENTVTRVATGGNLITDVLSVPTTFRPTPGPLAAAPAFLFACGAKFLTEGLASGAAGMASLSRARFALPTQLAATFRFSPKFALCLPSTTSAGVVVFGDAPYAFQPGVDLSAGSLLYTPLLVNNVSTAGVSGKGDKSTEYFIGVTAIKVNGRVVPLNATLLGIDKQGVGGTKLSTVAPYTVLESSIHRAVTDAFAAETAMIPRVAAVAPFRLCYDGSKVGSTRVGPAVPTVELVLQNEATSWVVFGANSMVAANKGGALCLGVVDGGPAPRTSVVVGGHMMEDNLLEFDLQRSRLGFSSSLLFRQTTCNNFRLG; from the coding sequence ATGGCACGTTCCTCCCATCTCGTCGCTTCCACGGCCATcgctctgctcctcctcctcgtgtcGTCGTACTCCTGCCGCGCGGCGAACAGCAGCGGCAAGAACCCGACCGCCGTGGTGCTGCCGGTGCGCAAGGACAGCGCGACGCTGCAGTACGTGACCGGCTTCCGGCAGCGCACGCCGCAGACGCCCGTGACTGCCGTGCTCGACCTCGGCGGCGCCACGCTCTGGGTGGACTGCGACCCCGGGTCGTACGCGTCCTCCTCCTACGCCCGCGTGCCGTGCGCGTCCAAGCCGTGCCGCCTGGCCCGCACGGCCGCCTGCGCCACCAGCTGCGTCGGCGCGCCGTCCCCCGGGTGCCTCAACGACACCTGCGGCGGGTTCCCCGAGAACACCGTCACGCGCGTCGCCACCGGCGGCAACCTCATCACCGACGTGCTGTCCGTGCCCACCACCTTCCGCCCGACGCCGGGgccgctcgccgccgcgccggcgTTCCTGTTCGCCTGCGGCGCCAAGTTCCTCACCGAGGGCCTCGCGTCGGGCGCCGCCGGCATGGCGTCGCTCAGCCGCGCGCGGTTCGCGCTCCCCACGCAGCTCGCCGCCACCTTCCGCTTCTCGCCCAAGTTCGCGCTCTGCCTCCCCTCGACCACCTCGGCCGGGGTCGTCGTCTTCGGGGACGCGCCCTACGCGTTCCAGCCCGGGGTGGACCTCTCCGCCGGCTCGCTCCTCTACACGCCGCTCCTCGTCAACAACGTGAGCACCGCGGGGGTCTCCGGCAAGGGTGACAAGTCGACCGAGTACTTCATCGGCGTGACGGCCATCAAGGTGAACGGCCGTGTCGTTCCGCTGAACGCCACGCTGCTGGGAATCGACAAGCAGGGCGTGGGCGGCACCAAGCTGAGCACGGTCGCGCCATACACCGTGCTGGAGAGCTCCATCCACAGGGCCGTCACCGACGCGTTCGCGGCGGAGACGGCCATGATCCCTCGCGTGGCCGCCGTGGCGCCGTTCAGGCTCTGCTACGACGGGAGCAAGGTGGGGAGCACCCGCGTCGGTCCGGCCGTGCCGACCGTGGAGCTGGTGCTGCAGAACGAGGCCACGTCGTGGGTGGTGTTCGGGGCCAACTCGATGGTGGCCGCCAACAAGGGCGGCGCGCTCTGCCTCGGCGTGGTTGACGGCGGCCCGGCCCCGCGGACGTCGGTGGTGGTCGGCGGCCACATGATGGAGGACAACCTGCTGGAGTTCGACCTGCAACGATCACGCCTCGGGTTCAGCTCGTCCCTGCTGTTCCGGCAGACGACCTGCAACAACTTCCGCCTCGGCTAG